One part of the Muntiacus reevesi chromosome 18, mMunRee1.1, whole genome shotgun sequence genome encodes these proteins:
- the LOC136150168 gene encoding olfactory receptor 3A10, translated as MEPGAWGNKTVVTEFILLGLTENIELQPILFAVFLFAYVITVGGNLSILAAIFVEPKLHTPMYYFLGNLSLLDIGCITVTVPRMLACLLTRQCRVPYAACVSQVFFFHLLAGVDCHLLTAMAYDRYLAIRQPLTYSVRMSHDVQGALMAICCSISFINALTHTVAVSVLDFCGPDVVNHFYCDLPPLFQLSCSSIHLNGQLLFVGATFMGVVPMIFISVSYAHVAAAVLRIRSAEGRKKAFFTCGSHLTVVCIFYGTGFFSYMRLGSVSASDKDRDIGILITIVSPMLNPLIYSLRNPDVQGALKRLLTGKRPPE; from the coding sequence ATGGAGCCAGGTGCCTGGGGCAACAAGACTGTGGTCACTGAATTCATCCTTCTTGGCCTAACAGAGAACATAGAACTGCAACCCATCCTTTTTGCCGTCTTCCTCTTTGCCTACGTGATCACAGTCGGGGGCAACCTGAGTATCCTGGCTGCCATCTTTGTGGAGCCCAAACTCCACACCCCTATGTACTACTTCCTGGGGAACCTTTCTCTGCTGGACATTGGGTGCATCACTGTCACCGTTCCTCGCATGCTGGCCTGTCTCCTGACCCGCCAATGCCGAGTTCCCTATGCAGCCTGTGTCTCACAGGTCTTCTTTTTCCACCTCCTGGCTGGTGTGGACTGTCACCTCCTGAcagccatggcctatgaccgctacctGGCCATTCGCCAGCCCCTCACCTACAGTGTCCGCATGAGCCATGACGTCCAGGGAGCCCTGATGGCCATCTGCTGCTCCATCTCCTTCATCAACGCTCTGACCCACACGGTGGCTGTGTCTGTGCTGGACTTCTGCGGCCCTGACGTGGTCAACCACTTCTACTGTGACCTCCCGCCCCTTTTCCAGCTCTCCTGCTCCAGCATCCACCTCAATGGGCAGCTTCTTTTTGTGGGGGCCACCTTCATGGGGGTGGTCCCCATGATCTTCATCTCGGTGTCCTACGCCCACGTGGCAGCTGCAGTCCTGCGGATCCGCTCGGCGGAGGGCaggaagaaagccttcttcacgTGTGGCTCCCACCTCACCGTGGTCTGCATCTTTTATGGAACAGGCTTCTTCAGTTACATGCGCCTGGGCTCCGTGTCCGCCTCGGACAAGGACAGGGACATTGGCATCCTCATCACTATTGTCagccccatgctgaacccactCATCTACAGCCTCCGGAACCCCGATGTGCAGGGTGCACTGAAGAGGTTGCTGACGGGGAAGCGGCCCCCCGAGTGA